From the genome of Gemmatimonas phototrophica, one region includes:
- the ytxJ gene encoding bacillithiol system redox-active protein YtxJ has product MNETEAPAAVTDAEFAARVLQSPVPVLVDIWAAWCQPCVTLKPVMHRLAESYRDRATVLTLDADSNLETVTRFDIRALPSVLLFDQGVLVGRQVGAQPQATYAAMLDARLSARAAGVAPTAIAAAAPAPAPVAPESPASREARELAAATEPTLIFKHSATCSISIGVKREYDAFVRAHPNVPARLLVVQNERPLSNALAEVLRVQHESPQAFVVRQGQVLWHASHHRITASRIADAFSAATHAV; this is encoded by the coding sequence ATGAACGAAACCGAAGCTCCCGCAGCCGTAACGGACGCAGAATTTGCGGCGCGTGTCCTGCAGTCACCGGTCCCGGTACTGGTGGATATCTGGGCCGCCTGGTGCCAGCCCTGTGTGACGCTCAAGCCGGTCATGCACCGGCTCGCTGAAAGCTATCGCGATCGCGCCACGGTGCTGACCCTCGATGCCGACAGCAACCTCGAAACGGTAACTCGCTTCGATATCCGGGCCCTCCCCAGCGTGCTGCTCTTCGATCAGGGCGTGCTGGTTGGCCGACAGGTCGGGGCGCAGCCGCAGGCCACCTATGCCGCCATGCTGGATGCTCGCCTCAGTGCCCGGGCGGCGGGCGTGGCGCCAACGGCAATCGCGGCCGCCGCTCCGGCGCCGGCTCCCGTTGCTCCGGAGTCTCCCGCCTCGCGCGAGGCCCGGGAACTGGCGGCTGCAACCGAGCCCACGCTGATCTTCAAGCACAGCGCCACCTGCTCCATTTCCATTGGAGTGAAGCGCGAGTACGACGCCTTTGTCCGCGCGCACCCCAATGTGCCCGCCCGGTTGCTCGTCGTGCAGAATGAACGCCCGCTGTCGAATGCGCTGGCCGAGGTGCTGCGCGTGCAGCACGAGTCACCGCAGGCCTTCGTGGTCCGCCAGGGGCAGGTGCTCTGGCACGCGTCGCATCATCGTATCACTGCCAGCCGAATCGCCGACGCCTTCAGCGCCGCGACCCACGCCGTCTAG
- a CDS encoding M1 family metallopeptidase yields the protein MQPSPLRAAVLAVLVSVAPLPAMQAPARTPSTASTTSVPPRAVRRDIPLTNAIRKAMAAGTRDSTGRPGTRYWQLRTDYAIDVSLDPASARLTGKARITLHNSSPDALASIGLRLDPNHFLGNAPHAAPWTPAEVTDGMVISRMTVNGKAVNVAGAVVGGAEGARAIQTQQQSAAAAAAENTLLNARSTNARVRLGTPIAAGARAVLEVEWSHKLPGGPGTGHRMTQRWADSLFQPTQWYPRVAVYDDLRGWDSELYLGPSEFYNNFGSFDVNIDVPAGWIVSGTGVLQNPNDVLTAKARAQLTKVTQSDDITTIVGPEEVGPGQATATSTTGRLTWRFHADTVNDFAWATARKFVWQATRATIPGKGAVPVHMVYLPGRANLYAKAGPVTRHALEFYSKLWFPYQFPQLTLQDGPSSGMEYPMVINSNVGAADHETGHMWWPMVVGNNETWYGWMDEGFNQYMNILSDADAEGKPPVLDGEGQKYGGISGNEAEPPMMWNANYAGPQYYGFTTYSKTPLMLSALGGIVGDSAVQRAHREWATTWMFKHPSPWDYMFFMNKALGRDLGWFWYSWLFTTESVDHRIAKVTPMGIRTRVLVAHDGQMPAPVVLDVTFAPAGAAIRPMKNAVMLNATTARVTVPVEVWFDGRRQHAVDLMFGSRPIESVTLDPQRRFPDRNPADNRWTRK from the coding sequence ATGCAGCCCTCTCCCCTCCGCGCCGCCGTTCTTGCGGTGCTTGTCAGCGTCGCACCCCTTCCAGCCATGCAGGCGCCGGCACGGACACCGTCCACGGCCTCGACGACGTCGGTGCCGCCACGAGCGGTGCGCCGGGACATTCCGCTCACGAACGCGATACGGAAAGCCATGGCGGCGGGCACGCGTGACTCCACAGGGCGCCCGGGGACGCGCTACTGGCAGCTGCGCACTGACTACGCCATTGATGTCTCGCTCGATCCGGCGTCGGCCCGACTGACCGGGAAGGCCCGCATCACGCTGCACAACAGCAGCCCGGACGCGCTGGCCAGCATTGGCCTGCGGCTCGATCCCAATCACTTCCTGGGGAATGCGCCGCATGCCGCTCCCTGGACACCAGCCGAAGTCACCGATGGCATGGTCATTTCGCGCATGACCGTCAACGGGAAGGCGGTCAACGTGGCGGGGGCGGTGGTTGGCGGCGCCGAAGGGGCCCGTGCCATTCAGACGCAGCAGCAGTCGGCCGCGGCTGCGGCCGCAGAAAACACGTTGCTCAATGCCCGCTCCACCAATGCGCGTGTTCGCCTGGGGACTCCCATTGCCGCCGGCGCCAGGGCGGTGCTGGAAGTGGAGTGGTCGCATAAGCTCCCCGGTGGACCGGGCACCGGACATCGCATGACCCAGCGTTGGGCAGATTCTCTGTTCCAGCCCACCCAGTGGTATCCCCGTGTTGCCGTGTACGACGATCTGCGCGGCTGGGACAGCGAGCTGTATCTCGGACCGTCGGAGTTCTACAACAACTTCGGGTCCTTCGATGTGAACATTGATGTCCCGGCCGGGTGGATCGTGAGCGGGACCGGGGTACTGCAGAATCCCAACGATGTCCTCACCGCCAAGGCCCGCGCGCAGCTGACCAAGGTGACGCAGTCCGACGACATCACCACCATTGTCGGCCCCGAGGAAGTGGGGCCCGGGCAGGCCACCGCCACCAGTACTACCGGGCGGCTGACGTGGCGCTTTCACGCCGATACCGTGAACGACTTTGCCTGGGCCACCGCCAGGAAGTTCGTGTGGCAGGCCACCCGCGCCACCATTCCGGGCAAGGGCGCCGTGCCGGTCCACATGGTGTACCTGCCAGGGCGCGCCAACCTGTACGCCAAGGCCGGCCCGGTTACCCGGCACGCGCTCGAGTTCTACTCGAAGCTGTGGTTCCCCTATCAGTTCCCGCAGCTCACCCTGCAGGACGGCCCCAGCTCCGGCATGGAGTACCCCATGGTGATCAACTCCAACGTGGGGGCCGCCGATCACGAAACGGGGCACATGTGGTGGCCCATGGTGGTGGGCAACAACGAAACGTGGTACGGCTGGATGGACGAGGGGTTCAATCAGTATATGAACATCCTTTCCGACGCTGACGCCGAAGGGAAGCCGCCGGTGCTGGATGGGGAAGGGCAGAAGTATGGCGGCATCAGTGGCAACGAAGCCGAACCGCCCATGATGTGGAACGCCAACTACGCGGGCCCGCAGTACTACGGGTTTACCACGTACAGCAAAACCCCGCTCATGCTCTCGGCGCTCGGTGGTATTGTGGGCGACAGCGCGGTGCAGCGTGCCCATAGAGAGTGGGCCACCACCTGGATGTTCAAGCACCCCTCCCCGTGGGACTACATGTTCTTCATGAACAAGGCACTGGGGCGCGACCTCGGCTGGTTCTGGTACAGCTGGTTGTTCACTACGGAGAGTGTGGACCACCGCATTGCCAAGGTGACGCCCATGGGGATCCGCACGCGGGTCCTGGTCGCGCACGATGGCCAGATGCCGGCGCCGGTCGTGCTGGACGTGACGTTCGCCCCGGCTGGGGCCGCCATTCGCCCCATGAAGAACGCGGTCATGCTCAATGCCACCACGGCGCGGGTGACGGTGCCGGTCGAGGTCTGGTTTGACGGGCGGCGCCAGCATGCCGTGGATCTCATGTTCGGCAGCCGCCCCATTGAGTCGGTAACACTCGACCCCCAGCGCCGCTTCCCCGACCGGAACCCGGCCGACAACCGCTGGACCCGTAAATAG
- a CDS encoding MFS transporter, with the protein MTAIATDSGAASSVSPEEAAARKRILTVLFVGVFMAAMDAAIIAPAIPALRSAFGVDNRQIGLVTIVFSLCSLTSTALMAALSDRFGRRNIYLMDIAGFALGSLIIAQSNSFGVLLLGRAIQGLSAGGITPTASAVVGDTFPPDQRGKILGLIGATFGMAFLFGPILASAILVVTTWHWIFLVNLPLAAIVFTMGYRALPRIEKRAALPPFDFAGITALAIMLASLTLGINRAVDTFTGVTIWPALLITAALALPLLIACERRAALPIVPLNLFGTKQLRTTWVLCSGAGFGMGSVIFISSVAVAAFNTPPNKAGLLLLPLVLCSSVASALFGRLQNTMGPRAVMLWGFGTLGVGSLLIGLFAAAFWAFIAATLFIGAGVGIVVGGTLRTVVLNEVSAAQRSAAQALVNIGIAIGNLMVVAVLSALADRAGGGLSGLQTAYLAATGVMSVMMIISLRLQPIGERKAA; encoded by the coding sequence ATGACTGCCATTGCCACCGATTCTGGGGCCGCGAGCTCCGTCAGCCCCGAAGAAGCCGCTGCCCGCAAGCGCATTCTCACGGTGTTGTTTGTCGGGGTGTTCATGGCCGCTATGGATGCGGCCATCATTGCCCCGGCCATTCCCGCGCTGCGCAGTGCCTTTGGCGTGGACAACCGGCAGATCGGTCTGGTGACCATCGTGTTCAGCCTGTGCTCACTCACCAGCACGGCGCTCATGGCGGCACTCAGTGATCGCTTTGGCCGACGCAACATTTACCTCATGGACATCGCGGGATTCGCGCTGGGATCCTTGATCATTGCGCAGTCCAACAGCTTTGGCGTACTGCTGCTGGGGCGCGCGATTCAGGGGCTCAGTGCCGGCGGCATTACCCCCACCGCCAGTGCGGTTGTGGGCGATACCTTCCCGCCGGACCAGCGCGGCAAGATTCTCGGGCTCATTGGCGCCACCTTCGGTATGGCGTTCCTCTTCGGGCCCATTCTCGCGTCGGCCATTCTCGTGGTCACTACGTGGCACTGGATCTTCCTGGTGAATCTTCCGCTGGCGGCCATTGTATTCACCATGGGCTATCGGGCGTTGCCACGTATCGAGAAGCGCGCGGCACTCCCACCGTTCGACTTTGCCGGCATCACGGCGCTCGCCATCATGCTTGCCAGCCTTACGTTGGGGATCAATCGCGCCGTGGACACTTTCACCGGCGTCACGATCTGGCCCGCGCTGTTGATCACCGCCGCGCTCGCGCTGCCCCTGCTCATTGCCTGCGAGCGCCGTGCGGCGTTGCCCATTGTGCCGCTGAACCTCTTTGGCACCAAACAGCTGCGTACAACCTGGGTGCTCTGCTCCGGCGCCGGGTTTGGCATGGGGAGCGTCATTTTCATCTCGTCGGTAGCGGTGGCGGCCTTCAACACGCCGCCCAACAAGGCCGGCCTGCTGCTGTTGCCCCTCGTCCTCTGTTCATCCGTCGCTTCGGCGCTGTTCGGCCGTTTGCAGAACACGATGGGGCCGCGCGCGGTCATGCTCTGGGGTTTCGGCACGCTGGGGGTGGGGTCGCTTCTCATTGGCCTGTTTGCCGCGGCGTTCTGGGCGTTCATTGCCGCCACGCTCTTCATCGGCGCCGGCGTGGGCATTGTGGTGGGTGGCACGTTGCGCACCGTCGTGCTCAATGAGGTGTCCGCTGCGCAACGCAGTGCCGCGCAGGCGCTGGTCAACATTGGGATTGCCATTGGCAATCTCATGGTGGTCGCCGTGCTCAGTGCCCTCGCCGATCGCGCCGGTGGTGGCCTGTCCGGGCTGCAAACAGCCTATCTCGCCGCCACAGGTGTCATGAGTGTCATGATGATCATCAGCCTGCGCTTACAGCCCATCGGCGAGCGCAAGGCGGCGTAA
- a CDS encoding amidase family protein, producing MRLSFVLLCLAPVALSAQRPARATFPAETASVHTVRTALASKRITCRSLVQQYLARIEALDKQGPAINSIVLVNPAALQVADSLDAHAAAGKPVGPLHCIPLIVKDNFETRGLQTTAGSLALEGWTPLQDATMVRQVKAAGAIVLAKSNLAEWAFTPYETVSSILPGYTRNPYALDRVTAGSSGGTAAAVAAGFGTLGLGTDTGNSIRGPSAHQALVGIRSTMGLTSRAGVVPLNATADVAGPMARSVADAVTVFDVIAHSDPADTVTAPADARRAVSYLDALRPGALRGARIGVLRQAYDRPTLDPEVKGVFERAVADLRRAGAIVLDTVAVDSLDAIQRLQQGGCNRFKADLERYLAARAPNAPVKTIDQILRSRRFHPTVEPRLRDAAQVTQAPEESSGCQSRERVRSALRVAVTQLMDSLQLDAMVYPTWSNPPRLIGDLNSPHGDNSQLFSPTTGFPAITVPMGYTRQNRLPAGVSFFGRAWSEARLISLAYDYEQQTRHWRVPTLR from the coding sequence ATGCGCCTCTCCTTTGTTTTGCTCTGTCTTGCCCCCGTCGCACTGAGCGCGCAGCGCCCGGCCCGCGCGACGTTTCCTGCCGAAACGGCCTCCGTACACACGGTACGTACGGCGTTGGCCTCGAAGCGGATCACCTGCCGCTCGCTGGTGCAGCAGTATCTCGCGCGTATCGAGGCGCTCGATAAACAGGGCCCGGCCATCAACAGCATCGTGCTGGTAAACCCTGCGGCACTGCAGGTGGCTGATTCCCTCGATGCACACGCGGCCGCCGGGAAGCCGGTGGGACCGCTGCACTGCATCCCGCTCATTGTGAAGGACAACTTCGAGACCCGCGGGCTGCAAACCACCGCCGGGTCGTTGGCGCTCGAAGGGTGGACGCCTCTGCAGGATGCCACCATGGTCCGCCAGGTGAAGGCGGCTGGCGCAATCGTGCTGGCGAAGAGCAACCTCGCCGAGTGGGCGTTCACCCCGTACGAAACCGTCAGCTCCATTTTGCCGGGGTACACCAGGAATCCCTACGCCCTGGACCGGGTGACCGCCGGGTCGAGTGGTGGCACCGCGGCGGCCGTGGCGGCTGGCTTTGGCACGTTGGGATTGGGCACCGATACCGGAAACTCCATTCGCGGCCCGTCCGCGCATCAGGCCCTGGTGGGAATTCGCTCCACCATGGGCCTCACCTCGCGCGCCGGTGTGGTCCCGCTCAATGCCACCGCCGATGTGGCCGGCCCCATGGCCCGCAGTGTGGCCGATGCGGTGACGGTGTTTGATGTGATCGCCCACAGTGACCCCGCCGACACGGTCACGGCACCGGCCGACGCCCGTCGTGCGGTCAGCTATCTGGACGCCCTCCGACCAGGGGCGCTGCGTGGGGCCCGGATTGGCGTGCTGCGGCAGGCCTACGACCGCCCAACGCTCGACCCGGAAGTGAAGGGAGTGTTTGAACGCGCCGTGGCCGATCTGCGCCGCGCCGGCGCCATCGTCCTGGATACGGTCGCCGTAGACTCGCTCGATGCCATTCAGCGTCTGCAGCAGGGCGGCTGTAACCGATTCAAGGCGGATCTGGAGCGGTACCTGGCGGCGCGCGCTCCCAATGCCCCAGTCAAAACCATCGACCAGATTCTCCGCAGCCGTCGCTTCCATCCCACGGTGGAGCCGCGTTTGCGCGACGCCGCGCAGGTCACCCAGGCGCCCGAAGAGAGCAGCGGCTGTCAATCGCGCGAACGGGTGCGTAGCGCCCTCCGGGTGGCGGTGACCCAGCTCATGGATTCGCTGCAGCTCGACGCCATGGTGTACCCCACGTGGAGCAATCCCCCGCGACTCATTGGGGACCTCAATTCCCCGCACGGCGACAACAGTCAGCTCTTTTCGCCCACCACGGGCTTTCCGGCCATCACCGTGCCCATGGGCTACACCCGCCAAAATCGATTGCCGGCCGGCGTGTCGTTTTTCGGGCGTGCGTGGAGTGAAGCGCGGCTGATTTCCCTCGCGTACGACTACGAACAGCAGACGCGCCACTGGCGCGTACCGACGTTGCGCTGA
- a CDS encoding hybrid sensor histidine kinase/response regulator, which produces MIQPIVLEPGQLTLDAFPDTHIVLDAAGALLAASTSFDQRLLSEPRALQHLATVEQSPVEVAADHEGQRHVYAASWNACVWSGTAARLVRLLDVTVERTHTEHLERHVQSLDEVLDALPASLLILDGDGRILSGNARWHVSARENGLALENAGIGASYLDVCDRSAAVGDHEAAAVGDGLRSVLTRKALAFDMEYRLPASDEEQWYRLSINALSGHAGAVVQHFDTTESHREQRERKEALAHFKAVFDGALDGIVMYDDRMRVLRTNAAVNTLMAASDEPSGTFSLIDLVVPEDHAALHEQHAILLREGASRGVLRLRRADNTMVEVEYASRANIIPGRHVAIVRDMTAARQLELQLRQAQKMEALGQLTGGIAHDFNNILTIILAHADLLLSDEQVRHDVREGLTEMLRAAQRGADMVRKLMAFGRREQLRVGSTRIVTLMRDVSGILKRLLPETIVVHCQVEGDMPSVLADATAVQQILLNLATNARDAMREGGGDLRILVRTASGAARVGAGVPHDVHPLRHVVVTVTDTGTGMSAETLSRIFEPFYTTKSVGEGTGLGMSMVYGLMEQMGGRVSIESDLGEGTTVALHFPVDAEMRSGAEAPVAFAAGGRLGHEHILLVEDDDAIRILSARVLRRAGYTVTEAVSGNDAAALLQRQAESDAPPYDLLVSDVVMPHGDGSRVLEAARQFAAQSRIVWVTGYAGGSYTGQHVQAPCDAPIIQKPWTTGDFLARVRSVLDGPPNVPSDSSVTNEHSRAG; this is translated from the coding sequence TTGATCCAACCGATAGTCCTCGAGCCTGGCCAGCTTACACTCGATGCGTTTCCTGATACCCACATCGTGCTCGATGCGGCTGGGGCCCTGCTGGCCGCCAGCACGTCGTTCGACCAGCGGCTGCTGTCCGAGCCCCGCGCCCTGCAGCACCTGGCGACTGTAGAGCAGTCTCCGGTGGAGGTCGCTGCCGATCATGAGGGGCAGCGGCACGTCTATGCGGCGTCATGGAACGCCTGCGTGTGGTCGGGAACCGCAGCACGGCTGGTACGCCTGCTGGATGTCACCGTGGAACGCACCCACACGGAGCATCTGGAGCGCCACGTACAGTCTCTCGATGAGGTGCTGGATGCGCTCCCGGCCAGTCTGCTCATTCTCGACGGCGACGGCCGCATTCTCTCCGGCAATGCCCGCTGGCACGTCTCGGCGCGCGAGAACGGCCTTGCGCTGGAAAACGCCGGCATTGGGGCCAGCTATCTCGATGTCTGTGATCGCTCTGCGGCCGTTGGTGACCACGAAGCCGCCGCGGTAGGGGACGGACTGCGCTCGGTACTCACTCGCAAGGCCCTCGCCTTCGATATGGAGTACCGCCTGCCGGCAAGCGACGAAGAGCAATGGTACCGCCTGTCCATCAATGCGCTCAGTGGCCACGCGGGAGCCGTCGTTCAGCATTTCGACACCACGGAATCGCACCGGGAGCAACGGGAGCGCAAGGAGGCACTGGCCCACTTCAAGGCGGTCTTTGATGGGGCGCTCGATGGGATTGTCATGTACGACGACCGTATGCGTGTGCTGCGCACCAACGCCGCCGTCAACACGCTCATGGCGGCATCCGACGAGCCCTCGGGCACATTCTCGCTGATCGACCTGGTTGTGCCCGAAGATCACGCGGCGTTGCACGAACAGCATGCCATACTGCTGCGCGAAGGGGCCAGCCGAGGCGTGTTGCGGCTTCGCCGAGCGGACAACACGATGGTGGAAGTGGAGTATGCCAGCCGCGCCAACATCATCCCGGGCCGTCATGTGGCCATTGTTCGCGACATGACCGCGGCGCGTCAGTTGGAACTGCAGCTCCGGCAGGCGCAAAAGATGGAAGCCCTGGGGCAGCTCACCGGTGGCATTGCGCACGACTTCAACAATATCCTGACCATCATTTTGGCGCATGCGGATCTGTTGCTGTCGGACGAGCAAGTGCGGCACGATGTCCGGGAAGGCCTCACCGAGATGCTGCGCGCCGCCCAGCGCGGCGCGGACATGGTGCGCAAGCTCATGGCCTTTGGACGCCGCGAACAGTTGCGAGTGGGATCCACCCGGATTGTTACACTCATGCGTGATGTCTCCGGCATCCTGAAGCGCCTTCTCCCGGAAACCATCGTCGTGCACTGCCAGGTGGAGGGCGATATGCCCTCCGTGCTCGCGGACGCCACGGCCGTCCAGCAGATTCTGCTCAACTTGGCGACCAACGCCCGGGATGCGATGCGGGAGGGCGGAGGCGACCTGCGCATCCTCGTCCGCACGGCCTCCGGCGCGGCACGGGTCGGCGCGGGCGTCCCCCATGACGTGCATCCGCTCCGACATGTCGTGGTAACAGTGACCGACACCGGTACCGGCATGTCGGCGGAAACGCTATCCCGCATCTTCGAGCCGTTTTATACCACCAAGAGCGTGGGCGAGGGCACCGGACTTGGCATGTCCATGGTATACGGCCTGATGGAGCAAATGGGGGGGCGTGTATCGATCGAGAGCGACCTGGGCGAGGGAACCACGGTGGCCCTGCATTTCCCCGTTGATGCCGAGATGCGCTCCGGTGCGGAGGCCCCGGTGGCGTTCGCTGCCGGCGGCCGTCTGGGCCATGAGCACATCCTGCTGGTGGAGGATGACGACGCGATCCGGATACTCTCCGCCAGGGTCCTGCGCCGGGCCGGTTATACGGTCACTGAAGCCGTGAGCGGGAACGATGCCGCCGCCCTCCTCCAACGACAGGCGGAATCGGACGCGCCCCCGTACGATCTGCTGGTATCCGATGTCGTGATGCCACACGGCGATGGCTCCCGAGTTCTGGAAGCCGCTCGACAGTTCGCGGCGCAGTCACGTATTGTGTGGGTGACGGGCTATGCCGGTGGTAGTTACACCGGCCAGCACGTGCAAGCCCCCTGTGATGCCCCCATTATCCAGAAGCCGTGGACCACGGGCGATTTTCTCGCGCGTGTCCGCAGCGTGCTTGATGGCCCTCCCAACGTGCCCTCTGACTCATCCGTGACGAATGAGCACTCCCGTGCAGGATAG
- a CDS encoding 3'-5' exonuclease, whose product MEPSSQQDMEAMVRSLEATGNYRVLRRFEARPRYQSPSPSTVVRRGLIVDVESTGLDTTSDRIIELGLVAFEFDSAGMVYGVDAKQEWFEDPGIPIPAEVVEITGITDDMVRGQRIDDAAVLQEVARAHLIIAHNASFDRRMLERRFPAFADKHWGCSLYDVPWVRFGCRGAKLDYLLFQLCNAFHTGHRAGDDCLATLHVLATPRDGETSPLTLLLENARKTTARLNAIGTPIESKDLLKARGYRWFAGDRSRAKTWYRDLPESELEAEQSWLRQHAYGGLASPPWRVDTFTAKDRYSERVG is encoded by the coding sequence ATGGAACCCTCTTCGCAGCAAGACATGGAGGCGATGGTCCGTTCCCTCGAAGCCACAGGGAACTACCGCGTGTTGCGGCGCTTCGAAGCGCGGCCGCGGTACCAGTCGCCGTCGCCGTCCACGGTGGTGCGCCGCGGACTCATTGTCGATGTGGAGAGTACGGGGCTCGACACTACCAGCGATCGCATCATCGAACTCGGGCTCGTGGCCTTCGAGTTCGACAGCGCCGGCATGGTGTACGGCGTGGACGCCAAGCAGGAATGGTTCGAAGACCCTGGCATCCCCATTCCGGCCGAAGTGGTGGAGATCACCGGCATTACCGACGACATGGTGCGCGGACAACGCATTGATGACGCCGCCGTGCTTCAGGAAGTCGCCCGTGCGCATCTGATCATTGCGCACAACGCCAGCTTTGACCGTCGCATGCTGGAACGGCGCTTCCCGGCGTTTGCCGACAAGCACTGGGGGTGCTCACTGTACGATGTGCCGTGGGTGCGCTTCGGCTGCCGAGGCGCCAAGCTGGACTACCTGCTCTTTCAGCTGTGCAACGCCTTCCACACGGGTCATCGGGCGGGCGACGATTGCCTGGCCACCCTGCATGTGCTGGCCACTCCACGCGATGGTGAGACGTCACCACTCACTCTGCTGTTGGAAAACGCGCGCAAGACGACAGCGCGCCTGAATGCCATTGGGACACCCATTGAAAGCAAGGACCTGCTCAAGGCGCGCGGGTACCGCTGGTTTGCCGGCGACCGGTCCCGCGCCAAAACGTGGTACCGGGACCTTCCGGAATCGGAGCTGGAGGCCGAGCAGAGCTGGTTACGTCAGCACGCCTACGGGGGCTTGGCCAGCCCCCCGTGGCGAGTGGACACGTTCACGGCCAAGGACCGCTATTCCGAGCGAGTCGGATAG
- a CDS encoding methyl-accepting chemotaxis protein, with protein sequence MAFLGAAGILAVAVAGQGSLRLARGATADLVENNTAQRYQMDSDMMHDAMRADVLEALFSAQRGDSAAVKASQDALGEHAARFMASLNEADKLLAATPIAAQMPALRKSVSEYAAAAGAVQEVALSDPAKSSELYQRFLVSFTEVEDGMEAFGDRIQAMSGTVKAETESSFARASWFIWGSFVVFFVAGLWYAWRMATTLGERLDRISTQIGTLQQYGVSAVSTSLSALARGQKAQVDAHRFAPLDDTSGDELGVVAQAVDRMAQECTTSLNACDQAQHAVGHAVQEIDRLATAAREGRFDVRANVAQLEGRYVEVLRGVEGVMDAVATPLAEARRVLEQMAERNLEARMDGDFHGEFAQVQESLNVAIRQIANTVGQVRAAVFQVDDASQQLNEGSQQLAHGASTQAANAEEIGASLSELSSIAAKSALQAGEVKASAGQATESVLRGSEAMQELHADMQRIKQSADATKRIVKTIDEIAFQTNLLALNAAVEAARAGDAGRGFAVVAEEVRALAIRSAEAAKQTAALIDEEIQNVDGGVTREQAVREQLTAAKQHVEHMSATIEEIVAGAELQARGIKEIGRGVEVMSEVTQQVAANAEESAAAAEELQGQSAHLTEVVKGFKTRDIETRQPDRVSVNARRRQAA encoded by the coding sequence GTGGCCTTCCTTGGCGCAGCCGGCATTCTTGCAGTCGCTGTTGCTGGTCAAGGTTCGCTCCGGCTCGCCCGCGGCGCGACGGCAGATCTTGTGGAAAACAACACCGCACAGCGCTATCAGATGGATAGCGACATGATGCACGATGCCATGCGAGCCGATGTGCTGGAAGCGCTATTCTCTGCCCAACGCGGAGACAGCGCGGCCGTGAAGGCCTCGCAAGATGCGCTCGGCGAGCATGCCGCGCGTTTCATGGCGTCGCTCAATGAAGCCGACAAGCTGCTCGCCGCCACGCCCATTGCCGCGCAAATGCCTGCGCTGCGCAAAAGCGTTTCCGAATATGCGGCCGCCGCAGGCGCCGTGCAGGAAGTGGCGCTCTCTGATCCGGCCAAGTCCTCCGAACTCTACCAGCGCTTTCTCGTCAGCTTCACGGAAGTGGAAGACGGCATGGAAGCGTTTGGTGACCGCATTCAGGCCATGAGTGGTACGGTCAAGGCGGAAACCGAGAGTTCGTTCGCGCGCGCCTCCTGGTTCATCTGGGGCAGTTTCGTCGTGTTCTTCGTTGCCGGCTTGTGGTACGCGTGGCGCATGGCGACCACCCTCGGAGAACGTCTCGATCGCATTTCGACGCAAATCGGTACCTTGCAACAGTACGGTGTGAGCGCGGTATCCACCTCCCTATCGGCCTTGGCGCGTGGTCAGAAGGCGCAGGTCGACGCGCATCGGTTCGCTCCGCTCGATGACACCAGCGGTGATGAACTGGGCGTTGTGGCGCAGGCCGTGGATCGTATGGCGCAGGAGTGCACGACGTCGCTGAATGCGTGCGATCAGGCGCAACATGCGGTCGGCCACGCCGTGCAGGAAATTGATCGTCTGGCCACCGCCGCACGGGAAGGACGGTTTGATGTACGGGCCAATGTTGCGCAGCTGGAAGGGCGGTACGTTGAGGTGCTGCGCGGCGTGGAGGGCGTTATGGACGCGGTGGCTACGCCGCTGGCCGAAGCACGCCGCGTGCTTGAGCAGATGGCCGAGCGGAATCTCGAAGCGCGCATGGACGGCGATTTCCACGGCGAGTTCGCCCAAGTACAAGAATCGCTCAATGTGGCGATTCGGCAGATTGCCAATACGGTGGGGCAGGTGCGCGCTGCGGTCTTCCAGGTCGATGATGCGTCACAACAGCTCAATGAGGGCAGTCAGCAGTTGGCGCATGGGGCCTCCACGCAAGCCGCAAACGCCGAAGAAATTGGTGCGTCGTTGTCGGAGCTTAGCAGCATTGCCGCCAAATCGGCCCTGCAGGCCGGTGAGGTAAAGGCCAGCGCGGGGCAGGCCACCGAAAGTGTGTTGCGCGGCTCGGAAGCGATGCAGGAGTTGCACGCCGACATGCAACGCATCAAGCAGTCCGCCGACGCCACCAAGCGCATCGTGAAGACGATCGACGAAATCGCCTTCCAGACCAACTTGCTGGCGCTCAATGCTGCGGTGGAAGCGGCGCGTGCCGGTGATGCCGGTCGTGGCTTTGCCGTCGTGGCCGAAGAAGTGCGCGCGCTGGCCATTCGCTCCGCCGAGGCAGCCAAGCAGACCGCCGCCCTCATTGACGAGGAAATTCAGAACGTGGACGGCGGTGTCACCCGTGAGCAGGCCGTACGCGAACAGCTGACGGCCGCGAAGCAACACGTGGAACACATGTCGGCGACCATCGAAGAGATCGTGGCTGGCGCGGAACTTCAGGCCCGCGGCATCAAGGAAATTGGCCGCGGCGTGGAAGTGATGAGCGAGGTGACCCAGCAGGTGGCCGCCAACGCGGAGGAATCCGCCGCCGCCGCCGAAGAGCTCCAGGGGCAGTCGGCACACCTCACCGAAGTGGTCAAGGGCTTCAAGACCCGCGACATCGAAACACGTCAGCCCGACCGGGTGTCGGTCAACGCCCGCCGTCGGCAGGCTGCCTGA